A window of Struthio camelus isolate bStrCam1 chromosome 15, bStrCam1.hap1, whole genome shotgun sequence contains these coding sequences:
- the TNRC6A gene encoding trinucleotide repeat-containing gene 6A protein isoform X22: MPPFVLRSVSFQVMEELSNHAQDDVNEDLRSEEKQVKEESLSFKCQEEAFYPLVQEDFEQELEAKATKEVERKLSRAFLPLLCGTERRDLVQEEEEQLMEERKKRKEDKKKKEAAQKKAIEQKIKVPEQTKTSVSQPQPVTSNGTSTVTSTNNNAKRATANNQQQQTLPRYPPREVPPRFRHQEQKQLLKRGQQLPVIAANLGSTPKVLNGQSGGSTVTNKQPVTNGEVPNSSKKQPDLNHSGLGSHYENSHWGPVSSNSDSSTNWDKVIVDGSDKEAWPSITGSDPELTSECMDTDSASSSGSERNLVIMASGSTGGENDGIRNGIGHGSQNKFVVGSNSNNVGNGSINGPWGLSHGTLISTCQVSVDAPDSKSESSNNRMNAWGTINSSSNGGLNPSTLNSNGNHGAWPVLENNGHALKGSVGSGNPGTNIQCSTIGQISNNQSINSKVGGSAHGSWGSLQENCDSEVNGTRKVSFSGQPQNLNTEMNGPNNTTNFMTSSLPNSAGSVQINELPNNTGHGAWRVSTMNHSQIQASPVTNGTSISHLSNGEAKSGGSYGTTWGAYGSNYSGDKCSGPNSQANGDTVNATLMQPGISGPGSTNFQINGNKGGGVWEAGTVNSQSMPWGNGNGASAGGSRRGWGNPAQNTGTNISNGEWSKLPSNQHSNESVNGNSRKFTNGWKSTEEDDLNSQSSAASQITEQNSAWAKTGTGDSEGSTESTGCHEDRATTEGQTRERRKVDQHALLQSIVNRTDLDPRVLSNSGWGQTPIKQNTAWDTETSPRGERKADNGTEAWGGSVTQTSSSGGCVDRPSPNNNNDTSSVSGWGDPKSATRWGDSKGSNSQGGWEEDSAATVMVKSNQSWGSGKEEKSSWNDAQKIKQGWVDGQKASQGWAVSASESWGENSRSNHWGEAKKSSSGGSDSDRSVSGWNEPGKSNSVTWGGSNTNPNNSSGWDEPAKSNQNQGWGDPPKSNQPQGWGDSSKPINSPEWNKQDVGSWGAPSATSKPPGSGWLGGPMPTPAKEEEPTGWEEPSPESIRRKMEIDDGTSAWGDPSKYNYKNVNMWNKNVPNSSSSSDQQAQVHQQLLSSSAMSSKESSSGSGWGEPSTPATTVDNGTSAWGKPMDTGTSWGEPISDAAGTSGWGNASLGQQASNKPGPKSMQDSWCGDDMPLTGSRQTSWEEEEDVEIGMWNSSSSQEANPSLNWPPYMKKMPAKGIMKGGNKQDETWINPFIKQFTNLSFSRESPEETIQSNKMDMSGGILQDKRMEMDKHGLNVGDYNRVVGKGPGSRPQISKESSMDRSPYFDKDGIVADESQNMQFMSNQNMKLPPSNSALPNQALGSLAGLGMQNLNSVRQNGNPSMFGVGNIAAQPRSMQQPPAQPLNSSQPNPRAQVPPPLLSPQVPVSLLKYAPNNGGLSPLFGPQQQVAMLNQLSQLNQLSQISQLQRLLAQQQKAQNQRSMPSGGRQQQEQQGRSLSMQQQMMQQSRQLDPNLLMKQQTPPSQQQSLHQPTMKSFLENVIPHATPELQKGPSPINAFSSFPIGMNSNLNVNMDMNSIKEPQSRLRKWTTVDSISVNTSLDQNSSKHGAISSGFRLEESPFVPYDFMNSSNSPASPPGSIGDGWPRAKSPNGSSSVNWPPEFRPGEPWKGYPNIDPETDPYVTPGSVINNLSINTVREVDHLRDRNSGSSSSLNTTLPSTSAWSSIRASNYNVSLSSTAQSTSARNSDSKSTWSPGSVTNTSLAHELWKVPLPPKSITAPSRPPPGLTGQKPPLSTWDNSLRLGGGWGNSDARYTPGSSWGESSSGRITNWLVLKNLTPQIDGSTLRTLCMQHGPLITFHLNLPHGNALVRYSSKEEVVKAQKSLHMCVLGNTTILAEFASEEEISRFFAQGQSLTPSPGWQSLGSSQNRLGSIDGSHSFSNRNDLNHWNGAGLSGTSSGDLHGTSLWGSPNYSTSLWGTPSSNDTRGISSPSPINAFLSVDHLGGGGESM, encoded by the exons TGCCAGAACAAACAAAGACAAGTGTAAGCCAGCCTCAGCCTGTCACCTCTAACGGCACTTCCACAGTAACCAGCACTAATAATAATGCCAAGCGGGCCACAGCCAACAATCAGCAGCAGCAGACCTTGCCTCGATACCCTCCTCGTGAAGTACCACCACGATTTCGACACCAGGAACAGAAACAGCTTCTGAAACGAGGTCAGCAGTTACCAGTTATAGCTGCAAACCTGGGATCTACTCCTAAAGTATTAAACGGCCAATCGGGAGGCAGTACTGTCACAAATAAACAGCCCGTGACCAACGGAGAAGTGCcgaacagcagcaaaaaacagCCAG aTCTGAACCACAGTGGTCTAGGATCCCATTATGAAAATTCTCACTGGGGACCAGTCTCTTCAAATAGTGACTCCAGCACAAACTGGGATAAAGTTATTGTAGACGGCTCTGACAAAGAAGCATGGCCATCAATCACTGGCAGTGACCCAGAGTTGACATCAGAATGTATGGACACTGACTCTGCCTCTAGCTCTGGGTCAGAGAGAAACCTCGTTATAATGGCTTCAGGGAGCACAGGTGGTGAAAATGATGGCATTCGAAATGGCATTGGACATGGttctcaaaataagtttgtggttGGTAGCAACAGCAATAATGTGGGCAATGGAAGTATTAATGGGCCATGGGGTTTATCCCATGGAACCCTAATAAGCACATGTCAAGTTTCTGTGGATGCTCCTGACAGCAAATCTGAAAGTAGCAACAATAGAATGAATGCTTGGGGCACCATAAACTCTTCATCAAATGGAGGGTTAAATCCAAGCACTTTGAATTCGAATGGCAACCATGGTGCCTGGCCTGTATTGGAGAACAATGGACATGCCCTGAAAGGGTCTGTAGGGAGTGGTAATCCTGGCACAAATATTCAGTGCAGTACCATAGGTCAGATATCTAATAATCAGAGTATTAACTCTAAAGTGGGTGGTTCAGCCCATGGTTCCTGGGGAAGCCTTCAGGAAAATTGTGATTCTGAAGTAAATGGTACAAGGAAGGTTTCATTCAGTGGGCAACCTCAAAACCTTAACACTGAAATGAATGGACCAAATAACACTACTAACTTTATGACCTCTAGTTTACCAAACTCTGCTGGTTCAGTGCAGATTAACGAACTGCCTAATAATACAGGGCATGGGGCCTGGCGCGTGAGCACAATGAATCATTCTCAGATTCAGGCCTCTCCAGTTACAAATGGCACTTCCATTTCTCATCTTAGCAATGGTGAGGCGAAAAGTGGTGGGTCTTACGGTACTACATGGGGTGCCTATGGTTCTAATTACTCTGGAGACAAATGTTCAGGCCCAAACAGCCAAGCTAATGGTGACACTGTGAATGCAACTCTAATGCAGCCAGGCATTAGTGGGCCTGGCAGCACTAACTTTCAAATCAATGGGAATAAAGGAGGAGGGGTGTGGGAGGCAGGGACAGTCAACTCCCAGAGTATGCCATGGGGAAATGGAAATGGTGCAAGTGCTGGCGGAAGTAGAAGAGGATGGGGCAACCCTGCACAAAACACTGGCACTAACATTTCAAATGGGGAATGGAGTAAACTGCCTAGTAATCAGCATTCCAATGAAAGCGTAAATGGAAATAGTAGGAAGTTTACAAATGGATGGAAATCTACTGAAGAGGATGACCTTAACAGCCAGAGTTCTGCTGCATCTCAGATAACTGAGCAGAACAGCGCATGGGCCAAAACAGGTACGGGGGATAGCGAAGGTAGTACGGAGAGCACTGGATGCCATGAAGATAGAGCAACTACAGAAGGACAGACTcgagagagaagaaaagttgaCCAGCATGCATTACTCCAAAGTATAGTGAACAGAACTGACTTAGATCCACGTGTCCTTTCCAACTCTGGTTGGGGACAGACTCCAATCAAACAGAACACTGCCTGGGATACCGAAACATCACCAAGAGGTGAAAGAAAAGCTGACAATGGGACAGAGGCCTGGGGAGGCTCTGTGACACAGACTTCCAGCTCAGGGGGATGTGTGGATAGACCTAGccctaataataataatgataccTCATCTGTATCAGGGTGGGGAGATCCAAAGTCTGCTACAAGGTGGGGAGACTCCAAAGGGTCAAACAGCCAAGGGGGGTGGGAAGAGGATTCTGCTGCTACAGTAATGGTCAAGAGCAATCAATCGTGGGGAAGTGGCAAAGAGGAAAAGTCATCTTGGAACGATGCACAGAAAATCAAACAGGGATGGGTAGATGGACAAAAGGCCAGCCAGGGTTGGGCAGTTTCTGCCAGTGAGAGCTGGGGAGAAAATTCAAGGAGTAACCATTGGGGTGAGGCTAAGAAATCCAGTTCAGGAGGTAGCGACAGTGACAGATCAGTATCTGGTTGGAATGAGCCAGGTAAATCAAATTCTGTTACTTGGGGAGGCAGTAACACAAACCCAAATAACTCATCCGGATGGGATGAGCCTGCAAAGTCTAATCAGAACCAGGGCTGGGGAGACCCTCCTAAATCCAATCAGCCTCAAGGTTGGGGGGATTCATCAAAGCCAATCAACTCTCCAGAATGGAACAAACAAGATGTTGGATCTTGGGGAGCACCGTCTGCCACCAGTAAACCGCCAGGGTCAGGCTGGTTGGGAGGACCAATGCCAACACCAGCAAAGGAAGAAGAACCCACTGGCTGGGAGGAGCCATCCCCTGAATCAATACGCCGTAAGATGGAAATTGATGATGGAACTTCTGCTTGGGGTGATCCAAGCAAATACAACTACAAAAATGTGAATATGTGGAATAAAAATGTCCCAAACAGTAGCAGCAGTTCAGACCAGCAAGCACAGGTACATCAGCAGCTACTGTCTTCAAGTGCCATGTCTAGCAAGGAGAGCAGTTCTGGTTCTG GTTGGGGAGAGCCTTCTACTCCAGCCACTACTGTAGATAATGGAACTTCAGCGTGGGGTAAACCCATGGATACTGGTACTAGCTGGGGAGAACCCATCAGTgatgcagcaggcacctctggctGGGGAAATGCTTCTCTTGGTCAACAGGCTTCAAATAAACCTG GGCCTAAATCTATGCAAGACAGCTGGTGTGGAGATGATATGCCGTTGACAGGCAGTCGTCAGACCAgctgggaggaagaagaggatgtAGAAATTGGAATGTGGAATAGCAGTTCCTCACAAGAAGCTAACCCATCTTTAAATTGGCCACCGTATATGAAAAAAATGCCTGCAAAG ggaataATGAAAGGTGGAAATAAGCAAGATGAAACATGGATCAATCCATTCATTAAGCAATTCACAAATCTCAGTTTTTCA AGAGAATCACCAGAGGAAACCATACAGAGCAATAAGATGGACATGTCTGGAG GGATATTGCAAGATAAGCGTATGGAGATGGATAAGCATGGCCTGAATGTTGGAGATTACAATCGTGTGGTTGGAAAAGGCCCTGGTTCTCGTCCTCAGATTTCCAAAGAGTCTTCCATGGATCGCAGTCCTTATTTTGATAAG GATGGCATTGTAGCAGACGAGTCCCAAAACATGCAGTTTATGTCCAATCAAAACATGAAGCTTCCCCCTTCAAATAGTGCACTACCTAACCAAGCCCTTGGCTCCCTAGCAGGGCTGGGTATGCAAAACTTGAATTCTGTTAGACAG aatGGCAATCCCAGTATGTTTGGTGTTGGTAATATAGCAGCACAGCCCAGGAGCATGCAGCAGCCTCCAGCACAACCTCTTAATTCATCTCAGCCTAATCCACGTGCTCAAGTGCCTCCTCCATTACTGTCCCCTCAG GTTCCAGTATCATTACTGAAGTATGCACCAAACAACGGTGGCCTGAGCCCACTTTTTGGCCCACAACAACAGGTAGCCATGTTGAATCAACTGTCCCAGTTAAACCAGCTTTCTCAGATCTCCCAGTTACAG CGGTTGTTGGCTCAGCAGCAAAAAGCGCAGAATCAAAGAAGCATGCCTTCTGGTGGTCGTcaacagcaggagcagcag ggTCGATCTCTTAGTATGCAGCAACAGATGATGCAACAGTCCCGTCAGCTTGATCCAAACCTGTTAATGAAGCAGCAAACTCCACCCTCTCAACAGCAGTCACTCCATCAACCCACCATGAAATCTTTCCTTGAGAATGTCATACCCCATGCTACTCCTGAGCTACAAAAAGGGCCATCACCAATAAATGCGTTCAGCAGCTTCCCTATAG GAATGAACTCAAACTTGAATGTAAACATGGATATGAACAGTATTAAAGAGCCACAGTCTCGACTGAGGAAATGGACAACAGTAGACAGCATTTCTGTGAACACATCGTTAGATCAAAACTCCAGCAAACACG GTGCTATTTCAAGTGGTTTTAGGCTGGAAGAGTCGCCATTTGTTCCATATGACTTTATGAACAGCAGTAATTCACCAGCCAGTCCTCCTGGATCTATTGGGGATGGCTGGCCCCGTGCCAAATCGCCTAACGGCTCTAGCAGTGTTAACTGGCCACCAG AATTTCGTCCTGGTGAGCCATGGAAAGGTTATCCAAACATCGACCCTGAAACTGACCCTTACGTCACTCCTGGCAGTGTCATAAACAATCTTTCAATTAATACTGTGCGGGAAGTTGACCACCTCAGGGACAGGAACAGTG gGTCATCCTCATCTTTGAACACCACGCTGCCTTCAACTAGTGCCTGGTCATCCATTCGTGCCTCCAACTACAATGTTTCCCTCAGCAGTACAGCACAAAGCACTTCAG CCAGAAACAGTGATTCCAAATCAACATGGTCTCCTGGATCAGTCACTAACACCTCTCTGGCTCATGAGCTGTGGAAGGTCCCTTTGCCACCTAAAAGCATCACTGCTCCGTCCCGCCCACCTCCAGGGCTAACAGGCCAGAAACCACCTTTATCCACTTGGGATAACTCCCTTCGTTTGGGTGGAGGATGGGGAAATTCTGATGCCAGATATACCCCTG gTTCAAGCTGGGGTGAGAGCAGCTCAGGGAGAATAACAAATTGGCTTGTTCTAAAAAACCTTACACCTCAG atTGATGGCTCAACCTTGCGTACTCTGTGCATGCAGCACGGTCCACTAATAACATTCCACCTTAACCTCCCACATGGTAATGCTTTGGTCCGTTACAGTTCAAAAGAAGAGGTAGTGAAGGCACAAAAATCTCTGCACAT GTGTGTATTAGGGAACACTACTATTCTTGCTGAGTTTGCCAGTGAAGAGGAGATTAGTCGCTTCTTTGCACAAGGCCAGTCTCTGACTCCGTCTCCTGGCTGGCAATCTCTTGGATCCAGCCAGAACCGACTTGGATCCATTGACGGTTCCCATTCGTTCTCAAACCGTAATGATCTAAATCACTGGAATGGTGCTGGGCTGTCGGGAACTAGCAGTGGAGACCTTCATGGCACTTCACTTTGGGGGAGCCCCAACTATTCCACGAGCCTGTGGGGCACCCCGAGCAGCAATGACACCAGGGGAATTAGCAGCCCATCCCCCATCAACGCTTTCCTTTCTGTTGACCACCTAGGTGGAGGTGGAGAGTCCATGTAA